A region from the Lolium perenne isolate Kyuss_39 chromosome 4, Kyuss_2.0, whole genome shotgun sequence genome encodes:
- the LOC127293948 gene encoding endonuclease III homolog 1, chloroplastic isoform X1: MPVHLLPFRIGLLSSVPSMSRARPASSLIRASRPELNPAESVRQVKRESSLSFDNTNSEMNSGKRKRLNRVLEVKVEHPDKKVGIVPDFAKFRYDKNEAKASTSTRRVLASSSVREVKREPSVSFDKSEMNPVNNKRLNRVLEVKREYPNKQVGIVPDIEDFRYDKFETKESASTKRVPASSIRLEKTVRVSSVVKVEVAAPENWEVVLGGIKSMRLSGEAPVDTMGCEKAGSLLPPKEKRFAVLISTMMSSQTKDEVTHAAVERFSENGLLDPDAIVKTDVATLANLIKPVGFYQRKAQFIKEASKICLERFGGDIPDTLTDLLALKGVGPKMAHLVMSIAWKNTQGICVDTHVHRISNRLGWVFREGTKQKTTTPEQTRMSLEKWLPKDEWEPINPLLVGFGQTICTPLRPKCDGCGINTICPSAFKESSSPNPKQKKRGLGRT; this comes from the exons ATGCCCGTCCATCTCCTCCCGTTCCGCATTGGCCTCCTCTCGTCGGTCCCCTCCATGTCCAGGGCGCGGCCCGCCTCCAGCCTCATCCGCGCCTCCCGCCCGGAGCTCAACCCAGCTGAAA GTGTAAGACAAGTGAAGCGTGAATCCAGTCTTTCTTTTGACAACACCAACTCTGAAATGAACTCCGGCAAGAGGAAAAGGCTGAACCGGGTGCTTGAAGTAAAGGTGGAGCATCCTGATAAGAAG GTTGGTATTGTTCCTGACTTTGCAAAATTTCGATATGACAAGAACGAGGCAAAAGCATCAACATCTACAAGGAGGGTACTGGCATCATCAA GTGTAAGAGAAGTGAAGCGTGAACCCAGTGTTTCTTTTGACAAGTCTGAAATGAATCCTGTGAATAATAAAAGGTTGAACCGGGTGCTTGAAGTAAAGAGGGAGTATCCTAATAAGCAG GTTGGTATTGTTCCTGATATTGAAGACTTTCGATATGACAAGTTCGAGACAAAAGAATCAGCATCTACAAAGAGGGTACCGGCATCATCAA TCAGGTTGGAGAAAACGGTCAGAGTTTCATCTGTTGTGAAAGTGGAAG TTGCCGCTCCAGAAAATTGGGAAGTGGTTCTTGGAGGTATTAAAAGCATGAGGTTATCAGGCGAAGCCCCTGTAGATACAATGGGCTGTGAAAAGGCTGGTTCTCTTCTTCCGCCCAAG GAAAAAAGGTTTGCAGTTTTGATATCAACTATGATGTCAAGCCAAACAAAAGATGAAGTTACACATG CTGCTGTGGAGCGATTCTCTGAGAATGGTTTACTTGACCCTGATGCTATCGTCAAAACTGATGTGGCCACACTAGCAAATCTTATCAAACCT GTTGGATTCTATCAGAGAAAGGCCCAATTCATAAAAGAAGCTTCTAAAATTTGCCTTGAGCGATTTGGAGGGGATATTCCAGATACTTTGACCGATCTGCTTGCTCTTAAAGGAGTTGGCCCTAAAATGGCTCATCTG GTGATGAGCATCGCATGGAAGAATACTCAAGGAATCTGTGTGGACACTCATGTGCATCGCATTTCTAACCGTCTTGGATGGGTCTTCCGAGAAGGAACAAAGCAG AAAACTACAACACCAGAGCAAACAAGGATGTCTCTTGAGAAGTGGTTACCAAAGGATGAGTGGGAGCCTATAAACCCACTACTG GTTGGATTTGGTCAGACAATCTGTACACCACTGAGGCCCAAATGTGATGGCTGTGGCATAAACACCATTTGCCCATCAGCTTTTAAGGAATCATCGAGTCCCAATCCGAAGCAAAAGAAACGTGGTCTAGGTAGAACTTAA
- the LOC127293948 gene encoding endonuclease III homolog 1, chloroplastic isoform X2: MPVHLLPFRIGLLSSVPSMSRARPASSLIRASRPELNPAESVREVKREPSVSFDKSEMNPVNNKRLNRVLEVKREYPNKQVGIVPDIEDFRYDKFETKESASTKRVPASSIRLEKTVRVSSVVKVEVAAPENWEVVLGGIKSMRLSGEAPVDTMGCEKAGSLLPPKEKRFAVLISTMMSSQTKDEVTHAAVERFSENGLLDPDAIVKTDVATLANLIKPVGFYQRKAQFIKEASKICLERFGGDIPDTLTDLLALKGVGPKMAHLVMSIAWKNTQGICVDTHVHRISNRLGWVFREGTKQKTTTPEQTRMSLEKWLPKDEWEPINPLLVGFGQTICTPLRPKCDGCGINTICPSAFKESSSPNPKQKKRGLGRT; the protein is encoded by the exons ATGCCCGTCCATCTCCTCCCGTTCCGCATTGGCCTCCTCTCGTCGGTCCCCTCCATGTCCAGGGCGCGGCCCGCCTCCAGCCTCATCCGCGCCTCCCGCCCGGAGCTCAACCCAGCTGAAA GTGTAAGAGAAGTGAAGCGTGAACCCAGTGTTTCTTTTGACAAGTCTGAAATGAATCCTGTGAATAATAAAAGGTTGAACCGGGTGCTTGAAGTAAAGAGGGAGTATCCTAATAAGCAG GTTGGTATTGTTCCTGATATTGAAGACTTTCGATATGACAAGTTCGAGACAAAAGAATCAGCATCTACAAAGAGGGTACCGGCATCATCAA TCAGGTTGGAGAAAACGGTCAGAGTTTCATCTGTTGTGAAAGTGGAAG TTGCCGCTCCAGAAAATTGGGAAGTGGTTCTTGGAGGTATTAAAAGCATGAGGTTATCAGGCGAAGCCCCTGTAGATACAATGGGCTGTGAAAAGGCTGGTTCTCTTCTTCCGCCCAAG GAAAAAAGGTTTGCAGTTTTGATATCAACTATGATGTCAAGCCAAACAAAAGATGAAGTTACACATG CTGCTGTGGAGCGATTCTCTGAGAATGGTTTACTTGACCCTGATGCTATCGTCAAAACTGATGTGGCCACACTAGCAAATCTTATCAAACCT GTTGGATTCTATCAGAGAAAGGCCCAATTCATAAAAGAAGCTTCTAAAATTTGCCTTGAGCGATTTGGAGGGGATATTCCAGATACTTTGACCGATCTGCTTGCTCTTAAAGGAGTTGGCCCTAAAATGGCTCATCTG GTGATGAGCATCGCATGGAAGAATACTCAAGGAATCTGTGTGGACACTCATGTGCATCGCATTTCTAACCGTCTTGGATGGGTCTTCCGAGAAGGAACAAAGCAG AAAACTACAACACCAGAGCAAACAAGGATGTCTCTTGAGAAGTGGTTACCAAAGGATGAGTGGGAGCCTATAAACCCACTACTG GTTGGATTTGGTCAGACAATCTGTACACCACTGAGGCCCAAATGTGATGGCTGTGGCATAAACACCATTTGCCCATCAGCTTTTAAGGAATCATCGAGTCCCAATCCGAAGCAAAAGAAACGTGGTCTAGGTAGAACTTAA